One Methanohalophilus mahii DSM 5219 genomic window carries:
- a CDS encoding homocitrate synthase/isopropylmalate synthase family protein — protein MKVYKDYGDLPKIKLPLDQEVCISDSTIRDGAQMPGIVLKSGHKVRIYDYLHEIGIEKLETFVYNERDRKAIELMLDRGYEVPEVTGWARAKTEDIDQVLQIDGLNETGILMSVSDVHILEKMGLPSREAAEERYLEALQYAVDHGLATRAHVEDMTRADNYGFVYPMIEKIMEIDPECTIRICDTIGYGIPFDGVDEPYGIPSITKYLKDEIGVKNIESHCHDDFGFGFANSMAAYWYGANWSNVTFMGIGERAGNAEMEKLLLFLNQRVEGFEKYNLDIITEFSEFMQKEIGIRVPRNKAVVGKNVFSHESGIHAAGAIKNPFTYEPYPPEVVGGERIFLIGDSSGTEVLRYKIQETLRELLEVQITVEKRDPRLKSIQKDIQALYDNEKRVSCISDEEIQGYVEKYFLFEPVVEKNMSRESEYSGEYVPDPLSRKKKKDV, from the coding sequence GTGAAGGTATACAAAGATTATGGAGATCTGCCAAAAATCAAGCTTCCTCTTGATCAGGAGGTTTGTATCAGTGATAGTACCATAAGAGATGGAGCCCAAATGCCGGGAATTGTCTTAAAAAGCGGCCACAAGGTTCGAATTTATGACTATCTGCACGAGATCGGCATTGAAAAACTGGAAACGTTCGTTTATAATGAACGAGATCGCAAAGCCATTGAGCTCATGCTTGACAGGGGATATGAAGTACCTGAGGTAACGGGCTGGGCACGTGCAAAAACTGAAGACATAGATCAGGTACTGCAGATTGATGGTCTCAATGAAACCGGGATATTGATGTCTGTCTCAGATGTCCACATTCTGGAAAAGATGGGATTGCCCAGCAGAGAAGCTGCCGAAGAAAGATACCTTGAAGCCCTTCAGTATGCAGTAGACCATGGCCTTGCTACCCGTGCTCATGTGGAAGATATGACCCGTGCAGATAATTATGGTTTTGTTTATCCAATGATTGAGAAGATAATGGAAATTGACCCGGAATGTACCATAAGGATATGTGACACTATCGGCTATGGCATACCTTTTGATGGAGTGGACGAACCCTATGGTATTCCCTCAATTACCAAATATCTCAAAGATGAGATTGGTGTCAAGAACATTGAAAGCCACTGTCATGATGATTTTGGTTTTGGTTTTGCAAATTCTATGGCAGCTTACTGGTATGGTGCCAACTGGTCCAATGTAACATTTATGGGTATAGGTGAAAGGGCCGGAAATGCTGAAATGGAAAAATTACTTTTGTTCTTGAATCAACGTGTGGAAGGCTTTGAGAAATATAATCTGGATATAATAACTGAATTCTCTGAATTCATGCAAAAAGAAATAGGCATACGTGTACCTCGTAATAAAGCCGTGGTTGGTAAGAATGTATTCTCTCACGAGTCAGGTATACATGCTGCTGGAGCTATTAAGAATCCTTTCACATATGAACCATATCCTCCGGAGGTTGTGGGTGGAGAACGTATATTCCTTATCGGTGATTCTTCAGGTACCGAGGTATTGAGGTATAAGATTCAGGAGACCCTGAGGGAATTGCTTGAGGTACAGATCACTGTGGAGAAGAGGGACCCCAGGCTAAAATCCATACAGAAGGATATCCAGGCACTCTATGACAATGAAAAGCGTGTATCCTGTATCTCTGATGAGGAAATTCAGGGTTATGTCGAGAAATACTTCCTGTTTGAACCAGTTGTAGAAAAGAACATGAGCAGGGAAAGCGAGTATTCAGGTGAGTATGTGCCTGATCCGCTTTCAAGAAAGAAGAAGAAGGATGTATAA
- a CDS encoding amino acid-binding protein translates to MWKMLLEKFEKHPAQQKVLKILFERGFQVREDGKVTSGKIDIAHTQLAKEAGVDRRIVDATTNTILEDETLRNIFENVRSIPFLRDVAPALGLGVIIITPEDAATVGILSEVSGVIASHGISIRQAVSDDPYFTDQAKMTIITDSKVSGDTVNEILSIKSVKGVSIY, encoded by the coding sequence ATGTGGAAAATGTTACTTGAAAAGTTTGAAAAACATCCTGCCCAACAAAAGGTACTAAAAATTTTATTTGAAAGAGGTTTTCAGGTAAGAGAGGACGGGAAAGTGACCTCCGGCAAGATAGATATTGCACATACCCAACTCGCAAAAGAGGCAGGTGTGGACCGTAGGATAGTAGATGCAACTACCAACACAATACTTGAAGATGAAACCCTTAGAAACATATTCGAAAATGTGCGTTCGATCCCCTTCTTAAGGGATGTGGCTCCTGCACTGGGACTTGGTGTAATAATTATTACACCTGAGGATGCGGCAACAGTAGGTATTCTTTCAGAAGTATCAGGTGTGATCGCCTCCCACGGTATCAGTATCAGGCAAGCAGTTTCAGATGATCCATATTTTACCGATCAGGCTAAAATGACAATCATCACTGATTCAAAGGTATCAGGGGACACTGTAAATGAAATCCTTAGCATAAAAAGTGTAAAAGGGGTCAGTATATACTGA
- a CDS encoding NAD(P)/FAD-dependent oxidoreductase has protein sequence MRYDVAVVGAGPVGSVAARHAALHGAKVALLEEHATVGSPVQCAGLLSVRAMDECDISPTDPSVINSVRGAFVHSPGGTCLPVDGGRTRAFVVSRKMFDRKLAALATSEGVHIFLNSKVVAIDNNSGFKRLHVQRAGKSEMIEASVVIGADGVRHGVASMVGLPAPSRIMSGIQFEVQMETIRQDFVELFVGACAPGFFAWAIPLSDGTVRLGLATDNLESRDSLSYLCELKRNLSKVGRAVDGMLDFVVGGIPIGVADRTFSDGVLICGDAAGQVKPTSGGGVYTGAVCAKIAGEVAAKAAFEKNTSKSRLEEYEIRWKQALGKELNLGMKAHDFVGNLSDEQFNELFSSLTEPNVISLIEKYGDMDQPSILLRKFLNPLNSRHLKGFFVVFLKTLL, from the coding sequence ATGAGGTATGATGTTGCAGTGGTGGGAGCCGGGCCTGTGGGTTCGGTTGCCGCAAGACATGCTGCTCTACACGGGGCAAAGGTTGCTCTTCTTGAGGAACATGCAACTGTCGGAAGTCCGGTCCAGTGTGCAGGCCTTTTAAGCGTTCGAGCCATGGATGAGTGTGATATAAGTCCCACTGACCCTTCAGTTATTAACAGCGTCAGGGGTGCTTTTGTGCATTCCCCAGGAGGGACCTGCCTTCCGGTAGATGGTGGGCGTACCCGTGCTTTTGTGGTATCACGTAAGATGTTTGACAGGAAACTGGCAGCATTGGCAACGTCTGAAGGTGTGCATATTTTCCTGAATTCAAAAGTTGTTGCAATAGATAACAATTCAGGCTTTAAAAGGTTGCACGTCCAAAGAGCAGGTAAATCTGAGATGATCGAAGCCTCTGTGGTCATAGGTGCAGATGGTGTACGTCATGGTGTGGCTTCCATGGTGGGTCTGCCGGCACCATCACGGATCATGTCCGGAATCCAGTTTGAAGTTCAAATGGAAACGATTCGCCAGGACTTTGTGGAGCTTTTCGTGGGTGCCTGTGCGCCCGGTTTTTTTGCATGGGCAATTCCTTTGTCAGACGGTACTGTAAGGCTTGGACTTGCAACCGATAATCTGGAAAGTCGTGATTCTCTGTCATATCTCTGTGAACTTAAAAGAAATCTTTCAAAAGTAGGGCGTGCAGTAGACGGTATGCTGGATTTTGTAGTGGGAGGCATTCCTATAGGTGTTGCAGACAGGACCTTTTCTGACGGTGTACTGATCTGCGGTGATGCAGCAGGCCAGGTAAAACCAACATCTGGAGGTGGTGTTTATACAGGAGCGGTCTGTGCAAAGATAGCAGGTGAAGTTGCTGCAAAAGCAGCATTTGAAAAAAATACTTCCAAATCCCGGCTGGAAGAATATGAAATTCGCTGGAAACAGGCTCTGGGAAAAGAGCTAAATCTGGGAATGAAAGCGCACGATTTCGTTGGTAATTTGTCAGATGAACAGTTCAATGAATTATTTTCATCCCTGACAGAACCGAATGTCATCTCATTAATTGAAAAGTATGGGGATATGGATCAGCCTTCCATATTATTGCGTAAATTCCTGAACCCTTTAAATTCCAGGCACCTTAAAGGTTTTTTTGTAGTTTTTTTGAAAACCCTGCTGTGA
- a CDS encoding isocitrate/isopropylmalate dehydrogenase family protein, whose protein sequence is MSKTAAVIKGDGVGPELVDAMLKVAKAAGTDVEFVTCEAGATWWEENGGSTLIPDKTWEILGNSHACFKGPTTTPGGAGSPKSVAVSIRQKYNLYANVRPTKTFPNTNTPLGDVDFICVREGTEGMYIGEEVKLTDDVYIALRKITRPACRNIARYAFEEAKKRGYDTVVPIHKSNILKQTCGTFIEEVENIGKQYPDIDIWEYHIDNIAQQLIKNPQLFNKKVLLSTNLFMDVISEECSALIGSIGLIYSANIGDNFAMFEPAHGSAPKYAGEDKVNPVATILAGAWMLDYLGEKDNANAIFKATEEVISEGKYVTYDMGGSAKLSEMTDAIVNKIQ, encoded by the coding sequence ATGAGTAAAACTGCAGCAGTTATTAAAGGAGACGGAGTCGGGCCGGAACTTGTCGATGCCATGTTAAAAGTCGCAAAGGCAGCAGGCACGGATGTGGAGTTTGTAACCTGTGAAGCCGGTGCTACATGGTGGGAAGAAAATGGAGGAAGCACCCTTATCCCTGATAAGACATGGGAAATTCTGGGAAATTCCCATGCTTGCTTCAAAGGACCAACTACCACACCCGGAGGTGCAGGTTCTCCAAAAAGTGTCGCAGTATCAATCAGGCAGAAATACAATCTTTACGCAAATGTCCGGCCTACAAAAACATTCCCCAACACAAATACACCCCTTGGTGATGTTGACTTTATCTGCGTACGTGAAGGAACGGAAGGAATGTACATAGGTGAAGAAGTAAAACTGACGGATGATGTGTATATTGCACTGCGTAAGATTACCCGGCCGGCCTGCCGTAACATTGCCAGGTACGCCTTTGAAGAAGCAAAGAAGCGCGGGTATGATACAGTCGTTCCAATCCACAAGAGCAACATCCTCAAACAGACATGCGGGACTTTCATAGAAGAAGTCGAGAATATAGGAAAACAATATCCCGATATTGACATCTGGGAATACCACATCGACAACATAGCCCAGCAACTTATTAAGAACCCGCAACTATTCAACAAGAAAGTCTTACTTTCCACTAATCTATTCATGGATGTAATCAGCGAAGAATGCTCCGCTCTTATTGGAAGTATAGGCCTGATATATTCCGCAAACATCGGAGATAATTTTGCTATGTTTGAACCTGCACACGGTTCAGCACCAAAATACGCAGGAGAAGATAAAGTGAATCCTGTTGCAACAATTCTTGCCGGTGCCTGGATGCTTGACTATCTCGGAGAAAAAGACAATGCAAATGCTATTTTCAAAGCAACCGAAGAAGTCATTTCCGAAGGCAAATATGTAACTTATGATATGGGTGGCAGTGCAAAACTCAGTGAAATGACAGATGCTATTGTCAACAAAATTCAGTAA
- the aroA gene encoding 3-phosphoshikimate 1-carboxyvinyltransferase, whose translation MRVKISRTSVEGEVFAPPSKSYTHRAITIGSLSEKCVVRRPLISEDTKATIHACKMLGAQINEEKGDLFIEGVKGKPHIPEDVIDVGNSGTTLRFMTAVASLVDGVSILTGDNSLRTRPNGPLIEVLHDLGVEVISTLNNGCAPLVVKGGLKGAIAKIDGSISSQFISALLIACPLTSKSTTLSIKGELRSKPYVNVTLEILREAGAEIFEDSNHNIKFIIPPNQDYNLRDYLVPGDFSSASYLLAAAAMTGSRVVVKNMFPSQQGDMAIIGILKQMGAGISWDKDNGRVTVNGRDLKGVRVDAAATPDLVPTIAVLGAVAEGQTVIENAEHVRYKETDRLHAMAVELKKMGVSVKEDQDKLTIKGGKLKGSELHGWHDHRIVMALTIAGMVAGDTTVDTAESIFISYPNFFDDVRSLGADVVVNKQ comes from the coding sequence ATGAGGGTAAAAATAAGTCGTACCAGTGTGGAGGGTGAAGTTTTTGCACCTCCCTCAAAAAGTTACACGCACAGGGCAATAACCATTGGTTCCCTGTCTGAGAAGTGTGTTGTTCGCAGGCCACTTATTTCGGAAGATACCAAGGCCACGATTCATGCATGTAAAATGCTTGGTGCACAGATTAACGAGGAGAAAGGAGACCTTTTTATTGAGGGAGTGAAGGGCAAACCTCACATTCCTGAAGATGTAATTGATGTGGGTAATTCGGGTACAACACTGCGTTTCATGACTGCTGTGGCATCCCTTGTGGACGGTGTATCGATTCTTACGGGTGACAACTCCCTGCGAACCAGGCCAAACGGACCCCTTATTGAAGTTTTGCATGACCTGGGTGTGGAAGTAATATCCACTTTGAATAATGGTTGTGCTCCCCTTGTAGTAAAAGGGGGATTGAAAGGAGCAATAGCCAAGATAGATGGGTCCATCAGTTCCCAATTCATCTCCGCACTTTTGATAGCATGTCCGCTCACAAGCAAGAGTACTACACTTTCAATAAAGGGTGAGCTTCGTTCAAAACCCTATGTCAATGTCACTCTCGAAATACTGCGTGAAGCCGGAGCTGAAATATTTGAAGATAGTAACCATAATATCAAATTCATCATCCCTCCCAATCAGGATTACAATTTAAGGGATTACCTGGTTCCAGGAGACTTTTCTTCTGCATCATATTTACTGGCCGCTGCCGCAATGACCGGCTCCAGGGTAGTTGTGAAGAACATGTTCCCCTCCCAGCAGGGGGATATGGCTATAATTGGTATACTCAAGCAAATGGGGGCAGGAATATCCTGGGATAAGGATAATGGTCGGGTCACGGTTAACGGACGTGATCTTAAAGGTGTACGGGTGGATGCTGCAGCAACGCCGGACCTTGTGCCAACCATAGCCGTTCTGGGTGCTGTTGCTGAAGGACAAACTGTGATAGAGAATGCCGAGCATGTCAGGTATAAGGAAACTGACAGGCTACATGCCATGGCTGTAGAACTCAAGAAGATGGGTGTTTCTGTGAAGGAAGATCAGGACAAACTGACAATAAAAGGAGGTAAACTTAAAGGAAGTGAACTGCACGGCTGGCATGATCATCGTATCGTAATGGCACTTACGATTGCGGGTATGGTTGCGGGTGATACAACGGTGGATACGGCAGAATCAATATTCATTTCTTATCCCAATTTCTTTGATGATGTCAGATCTCTGGGTGCTGATGTTGTTGTGAATAAACAGTGA